The proteins below come from a single Bryobacter aggregatus MPL3 genomic window:
- the glgP gene encoding alpha-glucan family phosphorylase, which yields MSEKIRASHPIYKLLPIEIEGLDSLAELALDMRWSWNHATDEVWRQLDPELWRITHNPWVVLQTVSRDQIERVLADPVFRKNVDGLVEASRQAAKTPAWFQKNHAGSPLTCAAYFSMEFMLSEALPIYSGGLGNVAGDQLKAASDLGVPVVGVGLLYQQGYFRQVIDKDGAQQALFPYNDPGQLPITPLRQPNGEWLRLEIALPGYSVWLRAWQVQVGRVKLYLLDSNDAANFPVHRGITSELYGGGPELRLKQEMLLGIGGWRLLHALGVQPEVCHLNEGHAAFAVLERARDFMEETGQPFEVALAATRVGNLFTTHTAVAAGFDRFAPSLIEQYLGGYVQQKLKITSHDLLALGRLDPDDSSEPFNMAYLAIRGSGQVNGVSRLHGKVSRHIFLPLFPHWPEDEIPVGHVTNGVHMPTWDSAPADSLWTDACSKARWLGTTEALDQDIRCVPDAKIWQLRTANRMSLVEYARERLSRQLAASGASAEAVDKAKHLFDPNTLTLGFARRFATYKRPNLLLHDPPRLLRLLTNPQRPVQLIIAGKAHPADQAGQALIQEWIHFIRQPVPRPHVIFLSDYDMLLTEHLVQGVDVWINTPSRPWEACGTSGMKVLVNGGLNLSELDGWWAEAYAPEVGWALGDGQEHGDDPAWDAIEANGLYELLEDQVIPEFYRRDASGVPTAWIKRMRESMAHLTPRFSAGRAVREYSEQHYLPAAAAYRERAANQGAIAKQVVDWKRALDWGWGSLRFGDLHVETTADQHRFEVEIFLHDLDPNGVRVELYADGINGGEPVRIEMKCERPAAHVSTGCRYHATTPLTRAANDYTARVIPQRAGVAVPLESARILWQR from the coding sequence ATGAGCGAAAAAATCCGTGCCAGTCACCCCATCTACAAGCTACTCCCCATCGAAATTGAGGGGCTCGACTCCCTGGCGGAACTCGCCTTGGACATGCGCTGGTCGTGGAATCATGCGACTGACGAAGTGTGGCGGCAGTTGGATCCTGAACTGTGGAGGATCACACATAACCCCTGGGTTGTTCTACAGACGGTTTCGCGCGACCAGATCGAGCGCGTGCTGGCAGATCCTGTTTTCCGGAAGAACGTCGATGGCTTGGTCGAAGCCAGCCGGCAAGCGGCGAAGACGCCCGCTTGGTTTCAAAAGAATCATGCGGGCTCTCCCCTGACATGCGCGGCCTACTTCAGCATGGAATTCATGCTCAGTGAAGCGCTGCCGATCTATTCGGGTGGGCTTGGTAATGTGGCCGGCGATCAACTGAAAGCGGCTAGTGACCTGGGCGTTCCGGTCGTCGGAGTGGGGTTGCTCTACCAACAGGGCTACTTTCGCCAAGTGATCGATAAAGATGGAGCGCAGCAAGCTCTCTTCCCTTACAACGATCCTGGACAGTTGCCAATCACGCCGCTGCGCCAACCGAACGGAGAGTGGCTGCGGTTGGAGATCGCGTTGCCTGGCTACTCGGTCTGGTTGCGCGCCTGGCAGGTGCAGGTTGGCAGAGTCAAGCTCTACCTGTTGGACAGTAACGACGCAGCAAACTTCCCGGTACATCGTGGGATTACGAGCGAACTCTATGGCGGCGGGCCGGAACTGCGCCTCAAACAAGAAATGCTGTTGGGAATTGGCGGATGGCGCCTGCTCCACGCACTCGGAGTCCAGCCGGAAGTCTGTCACTTAAATGAAGGGCACGCGGCCTTCGCCGTGTTGGAGCGCGCCCGAGATTTCATGGAAGAGACTGGGCAACCCTTCGAAGTGGCACTCGCTGCAACTCGAGTTGGCAATCTCTTCACCACGCACACTGCCGTAGCGGCTGGCTTTGACCGCTTCGCACCGTCTCTCATTGAGCAATACCTCGGCGGCTATGTCCAGCAAAAGCTCAAGATCACCTCCCATGATTTGCTGGCTCTTGGCCGCCTAGATCCTGACGACTCGTCGGAGCCCTTCAATATGGCGTATCTGGCAATTCGAGGGAGCGGGCAGGTCAATGGCGTAAGCCGCCTGCACGGTAAGGTGAGCCGGCACATCTTTCTGCCACTCTTCCCGCATTGGCCGGAGGACGAGATCCCCGTCGGCCACGTGACCAACGGAGTCCACATGCCCACTTGGGACTCTGCTCCAGCCGACTCTCTATGGACAGATGCCTGTAGCAAGGCGCGTTGGCTGGGGACGACAGAAGCCCTGGACCAGGACATTCGCTGCGTCCCGGACGCCAAGATATGGCAACTTCGCACCGCCAATAGAATGTCGCTTGTTGAATACGCGCGCGAACGACTCTCCCGCCAACTTGCCGCTTCGGGCGCATCGGCGGAGGCGGTTGATAAAGCAAAGCATCTTTTTGATCCCAACACTCTCACGCTCGGATTTGCACGCCGCTTTGCGACCTACAAGCGACCGAATCTATTGCTGCACGACCCGCCCCGGCTGCTTCGCTTGTTGACCAATCCACAGCGTCCAGTACAACTCATCATTGCTGGAAAAGCACATCCGGCAGACCAAGCAGGGCAAGCCCTGATTCAGGAATGGATTCATTTCATCCGGCAGCCGGTCCCGCGTCCTCATGTGATCTTTCTGAGCGATTACGACATGCTTCTGACGGAGCATTTGGTGCAAGGCGTGGATGTGTGGATCAATACACCGAGTCGGCCCTGGGAAGCTTGTGGGACAAGCGGTATGAAAGTGCTGGTGAACGGCGGGCTCAATCTGTCCGAGTTGGATGGCTGGTGGGCAGAGGCTTACGCACCTGAAGTTGGATGGGCCTTAGGGGACGGTCAGGAGCATGGTGACGATCCGGCCTGGGACGCGATCGAGGCCAACGGGCTCTACGAATTGCTCGAGGATCAGGTGATCCCAGAGTTCTATCGCCGGGACGCGAGCGGCGTCCCCACTGCATGGATCAAGCGGATGCGGGAGAGCATGGCGCACTTGACTCCGCGTTTTTCCGCTGGCCGTGCCGTGCGCGAGTATTCGGAGCAGCACTATCTCCCTGCTGCGGCTGCCTACCGGGAGCGCGCGGCGAATCAGGGTGCGATCGCCAAGCAAGTGGTGGATTGGAAGCGGGCGTTAGATTGGGGCTGGGGCTCGTTACGCTTCGGAGATTTGCACGTCGAAACCACTGCGGATCAGCACAGGTTCGAGGTCGAAATCTTCCTGCACGATCTCGACCCCAATGGGGTGCGCGTGGAACTTTATGCGGACGGAATCAACGGAGGCGAACCCGTTCGTATCGAAATGAAATGCGAAAGACCAGCAGCTCACGTATCCACAGGCTGCCGGTATCACGCAACCACACCCCTCACACGCGCAGCAAACGACTATACGGCGCGAGTGATCCCGCAGCGTGCCGGGGTCGCAGTTCCGCTCGAGTCGGCTCGAATCCTATGGCAACGATGA
- the pgm gene encoding phosphoglucomutase (alpha-D-glucose-1,6-bisphosphate-dependent), whose amino-acid sequence MNLGPLAGKPAEASMLVNVPRLVSAYYTEVPDASRPEQRVAFGTSGHRGSSFDTAFNERHILAISQAICLYRKREQIEGPLFLGMDTHALSVPALASTLEVLAANGVDVLLAEGDEYTPTPAVSHAILTYNRGRKTGFADGIVITPSHNPPHDGGFKYNPPNGGPAESAITDGIGAKANAFLEDGLRGVQRVPFEKALHAATTHRHDYLNAYVADLANVIDMDAIRGAKISMGVDPLGGAGVHYWEPIAERYGLKLTVVNKAVDPTFRFMTVDWDGQIRMDPSSPYAMQRLIGLKDRFEIAFACDTDHDRHGIVARSSGLLPPNHYLSVAIHYLFQHRPQWSSEAAIGKTVVSSQMIDRVTAKLGRKLDEVPVGFKWFVDGFLDGSLGFGGEESAGASFLRRDGSVWTTDKDGIVPALLAAEITARMGRDPGEIYGDLTHEFGEAAYDRVEAPATRAQKEMLGKLSPEQVHSKELAGEKIQMILTHAPGNKAPIGGLKVMAENGWFAARPSGTEDIYKIYAESFQGTDHLHRILTEAQAIVNETLGVKPDRNGKL is encoded by the coding sequence GTGAACCTAGGTCCACTTGCGGGAAAGCCGGCCGAAGCATCGATGCTGGTAAACGTACCCAGACTCGTGTCGGCTTACTATACGGAGGTTCCCGACGCTTCCCGGCCAGAGCAACGCGTGGCATTCGGCACCTCGGGTCATCGTGGTTCCTCATTCGACACGGCGTTTAACGAGAGGCATATCCTCGCCATCAGTCAGGCCATTTGCCTGTACCGGAAGCGGGAGCAGATCGAGGGGCCTCTGTTTCTTGGCATGGATACGCATGCGCTCTCTGTGCCGGCTCTTGCGAGCACCCTTGAAGTGCTGGCAGCCAACGGAGTTGACGTCCTGCTGGCGGAGGGAGATGAATACACTCCGACGCCTGCTGTTTCTCACGCGATTCTCACTTACAACCGCGGGCGCAAGACCGGATTCGCCGACGGCATTGTCATCACGCCGTCGCACAACCCGCCTCATGACGGAGGATTCAAATACAATCCGCCGAATGGAGGGCCAGCCGAATCGGCCATTACCGACGGGATTGGAGCCAAGGCAAACGCGTTTCTGGAGGACGGGCTGCGTGGGGTGCAGCGAGTTCCTTTCGAAAAGGCCCTTCACGCAGCCACGACACACAGGCACGACTATCTGAATGCCTACGTCGCCGATCTGGCCAATGTGATCGACATGGATGCGATTCGTGGCGCGAAGATCAGCATGGGAGTTGATCCGCTTGGCGGCGCAGGAGTCCATTACTGGGAACCGATTGCAGAGCGCTACGGGTTGAAGCTCACAGTCGTGAACAAGGCCGTCGATCCCACCTTCCGTTTTATGACTGTTGATTGGGACGGCCAGATTCGTATGGACCCATCTTCACCGTATGCGATGCAGCGGCTCATCGGCCTCAAGGATCGCTTCGAGATTGCTTTTGCCTGCGACACGGACCACGACCGTCACGGGATTGTCGCCAGGAGTTCCGGGTTGCTGCCACCCAATCACTATCTTTCGGTCGCAATCCACTACCTCTTCCAACATCGGCCACAGTGGAGTAGTGAGGCAGCCATCGGCAAGACGGTGGTGAGCAGCCAGATGATCGATCGCGTCACGGCGAAGCTTGGCCGGAAGCTCGATGAAGTGCCGGTGGGTTTTAAGTGGTTTGTGGATGGTTTCCTCGACGGCTCGCTTGGCTTCGGTGGAGAGGAAAGCGCGGGCGCATCCTTTCTTCGTAGGGATGGCAGCGTTTGGACGACAGACAAAGATGGCATTGTCCCCGCTTTGCTCGCAGCGGAGATCACTGCGCGGATGGGTCGCGATCCTGGTGAGATCTACGGAGACCTCACGCACGAGTTCGGCGAGGCGGCTTACGACCGCGTGGAGGCTCCAGCGACTCGTGCGCAAAAAGAAATGCTGGGCAAACTCTCGCCGGAGCAGGTCCATTCCAAGGAACTGGCCGGGGAGAAGATCCAGATGATCCTCACTCACGCTCCGGGCAACAAGGCTCCCATCGGTGGATTGAAGGTGATGGCAGAGAACGGATGGTTTGCGGCGCGCCCTTCAGGAACCGAGGATATCTATAAGATTTACGCGGAGAGCTTCCAGGGAACCGATCATCTGCATCGCATCCTCACGGAAGCGCAGGCAATCGTTAACGAAACTTTGGGCGTCAAGCCCGATCGGAATGGCAAATTATGA
- a CDS encoding RluA family pseudouridine synthase, with the protein MLNRGYAYTTIISSKFHGQTLLSHLASLYPHSTPQAWQQKLSNGEITLNGVTATGSESVTLGQTLVWNRPPWIEPDAPQHFEVLFEDLHLLAVNKPNGLPTLPGGGFLENTLLRMVQKQSPNAKPVHRLGRATTGIVLFAKTPQVASHLSANWNTPKMQKIYRALAQNVAQHDAYEILTPIGLVPHPRIGSVWAASPSGKPSKSLAKVISRNSSTTTFEVSLSSGRPHQIRIHLASIGHPLVGDPLYGSTGQPLENLPGLPGDGGYFLHAQYLRFHHPITGEQINLEAALPSGFSLHQ; encoded by the coding sequence GTGCTCAACCGGGGCTATGCCTACACCACAATCATCAGCAGCAAGTTCCATGGGCAAACCCTGCTTTCCCACTTAGCCAGCCTTTACCCCCACTCCACTCCACAAGCCTGGCAACAGAAACTGAGTAACGGCGAAATCACCCTCAACGGCGTCACCGCCACCGGAAGCGAATCGGTCACTTTAGGCCAAACCCTTGTCTGGAACCGTCCACCCTGGATCGAACCCGACGCCCCTCAGCACTTCGAGGTTCTGTTTGAAGACCTCCATCTGTTGGCCGTTAACAAGCCTAACGGGCTGCCCACCCTCCCCGGCGGGGGCTTCCTGGAAAACACTCTCCTGCGCATGGTGCAAAAGCAAAGCCCCAACGCAAAGCCTGTCCATCGGTTGGGCCGAGCCACTACTGGCATCGTCCTCTTCGCCAAAACGCCGCAGGTGGCCTCTCATCTATCGGCAAACTGGAACACACCCAAAATGCAAAAAATCTACCGGGCGCTAGCGCAAAACGTTGCGCAGCACGACGCCTACGAGATCCTCACACCTATCGGCCTCGTACCGCACCCGCGCATCGGCTCCGTGTGGGCCGCAAGCCCAAGTGGCAAACCGTCAAAGTCATTGGCAAAGGTGATCTCACGCAACAGCAGCACAACAACATTTGAGGTAAGCCTCAGCTCGGGTCGTCCTCATCAGATCAGAATCCATCTGGCATCCATCGGCCATCCTCTGGTTGGTGATCCTCTGTACGGCTCGACCGGCCAGCCTCTTGAAAACCTCCCGGGCCTCCCCGGAGATGGAGGATATTTCCTGCACGCCCAGTATCTGAGATTCCACCACCCCATCACCGGAGAGCAAATCAATCTCGAAGCAGCTCTGCCGTCCGGATTCTCATTGCATCAGTAG